One region of Neisseria mucosa genomic DNA includes:
- a CDS encoding iron ABC transporter permease, producing the protein MNDSVVAEIVKNQRKLEGKRWLIVLMFLAIAAVSFLFDIATGPAMTDTLPVGEVVNVLLGKPEVDEMNRLIVMDLRLPIAVMALVVGAALGVGGAEIQTLLNNPMASPYTLGLAAAAGLGASVVIAFGGFGLPETVAVPIGAFVMTMLASGILFLFASARRFNSAMLVLVGIALLFLFQSILSLIQFIAAPEISQQILFWLFGSLTKATWETVAVTAAVTAVCVLLLSRDVWKLTALRLGEERAVGLGINLQLLRLKTLVLVAVMTATAISFVGVIGFIGLVAPHVARILLGEDQRFFLPGAMLAGAAFLSVASVLSKVIIPGALFPVGIVTSFVGVPFFFWIVLSKR; encoded by the coding sequence ATGAATGATTCGGTTGTCGCCGAGATTGTGAAAAACCAGCGCAAGTTGGAAGGCAAGCGTTGGTTGATTGTGTTGATGTTTTTAGCCATCGCCGCGGTCAGTTTCCTATTCGACATCGCCACCGGCCCTGCGATGACGGACACGCTGCCTGTCGGCGAAGTAGTCAATGTTTTGCTGGGCAAACCCGAAGTCGATGAAATGAACCGCCTGATTGTGATGGATTTGCGCCTGCCGATTGCGGTGATGGCGCTGGTAGTCGGTGCGGCTTTGGGCGTCGGTGGGGCGGAGATTCAGACGCTGTTGAACAACCCGATGGCCAGCCCTTATACGCTGGGTTTGGCGGCGGCGGCGGGTTTGGGCGCGTCGGTAGTGATTGCGTTCGGCGGTTTCGGGCTGCCTGAAACGGTCGCCGTCCCCATCGGCGCGTTTGTGATGACCATGCTGGCTTCGGGTATCTTGTTTCTGTTTGCCTCGGCGCGCCGCTTCAACTCGGCGATGTTGGTGCTGGTGGGGATTGCGCTTTTGTTTCTGTTTCAGTCGATTTTGTCGCTGATTCAGTTTATCGCCGCGCCTGAGATTTCGCAGCAGATTTTGTTTTGGCTGTTCGGCAGCCTGACCAAGGCGACTTGGGAGACGGTTGCGGTTACGGCGGCGGTTACGGCGGTGTGCGTGCTGTTGCTTTCGCGTGATGTGTGGAAGCTGACCGCGCTGCGTTTGGGTGAAGAACGCGCCGTCGGGCTGGGCATCAATCTGCAACTTTTGCGCCTGAAAACGCTGGTGTTGGTGGCGGTGATGACGGCGACGGCAATCAGTTTCGTCGGCGTGATCGGCTTTATCGGACTGGTCGCGCCGCATGTGGCGCGGATTCTTTTGGGCGAAGACCAACGCTTTTTCCTGCCCGGCGCGATGCTGGCGGGGGCGGCGTTTTTATCGGTCGCCAGCGTGTTGTCCAAGGTGATTATCCCTGGCGCGCTGTTTCCTGTGGGCATCGTTACGTCGTTTGTCGGCGTACCGTTTTTCTTTTGGATTGTATTGTCCAAGCGGTAA
- a CDS encoding DoxX family protein, translating to MSATCARIQPILLSVLRIVTAYLFLLHGTSKFFGFPTSMGGGSPEGLMLVAGILEIVGGILLILGLFTRPAAFILSGQMAAAYFMAHASQGSALFPLANGGESAVLFCFVFLYLAAAGGGSLALDNLFGKNKS from the coding sequence ATGTCTGCAACCTGCGCCCGTATCCAACCTATTTTATTGTCCGTTTTGCGTATCGTAACCGCCTACCTCTTCCTCCTGCACGGTACGTCGAAATTCTTCGGCTTCCCGACATCCATGGGCGGCGGCTCGCCCGAAGGCTTGATGCTGGTGGCAGGCATTTTGGAAATCGTCGGCGGCATCCTGTTGATTCTCGGACTGTTTACCCGTCCCGCCGCCTTCATCCTGTCCGGTCAGATGGCGGCTGCCTATTTCATGGCACACGCCTCCCAAGGTTCGGCGCTGTTCCCGCTTGCCAACGGCGGCGAATCGGCAGTATTGTTCTGCTTCGTGTTCCTCTATCTCGCAGCAGCCGGCGGCGGCTCATTGGCATTGGACAACCTGTTCGGCAAAAACAAATCCTGA
- a CDS encoding iron ABC transporter substrate-binding protein, translating to MKLSRFSSLALAAALAFGTAAAHAKPVQITDVNGRKVTVDLPAKRVVLGFYYQDYMAIGGKDALNNVVGFSKAVWADWAPPSWAAFSKAVPKLNQLADVGEVEVGTFSVEKVLALKPDLLILADWQYKALGSDLARINKAGIPIVVLDYNAQTVAKHIQSTKLIGTLTGQQQKADKLAADYKRIADTIQARVQKANLPKPKVYVEFGNKGPAEHSVTFGKSMWGSMATLVGGNNISASSVEFYGPINPEKVLAAKPDVIVITGRETELKKSPTAMVMGWGIPKAEAEKRLAGFAKRAGWANLPAIKNNRLYAAYHANSRTLSDGASIQFMAKAIYPQLFKDFNPEKTYIDFYRQNLPVVPNGTFYLYPKGQ from the coding sequence ATGAAACTTTCGCGCTTCTCTTCCCTTGCCCTCGCCGCCGCATTGGCATTCGGCACTGCCGCCGCTCATGCCAAACCGGTTCAAATTACCGATGTCAACGGCCGCAAAGTAACCGTCGACCTGCCCGCCAAACGCGTGGTTTTGGGCTTTTATTATCAAGATTACATGGCCATCGGCGGCAAGGACGCGCTGAATAATGTGGTCGGCTTCTCCAAAGCGGTTTGGGCAGACTGGGCGCCGCCGAGCTGGGCGGCATTCAGCAAAGCCGTGCCCAAGTTGAACCAGCTTGCCGACGTGGGCGAGGTGGAAGTCGGCACGTTCTCCGTTGAAAAAGTATTGGCATTGAAACCCGATTTGCTGATTCTGGCGGATTGGCAGTATAAGGCTTTGGGTTCCGACCTTGCCCGCATCAACAAAGCGGGCATTCCGATTGTGGTGTTGGACTACAACGCGCAAACGGTCGCCAAACACATCCAATCGACCAAGCTTATCGGCACGCTGACCGGCCAACAGCAAAAAGCGGACAAGCTGGCGGCGGACTACAAACGCATCGCCGACACCATCCAAGCGCGCGTACAAAAAGCCAACCTGCCCAAGCCTAAAGTGTATGTCGAGTTCGGCAACAAAGGCCCTGCGGAACACAGCGTAACCTTCGGCAAGAGTATGTGGGGTTCGATGGCAACGCTGGTCGGCGGCAACAATATTTCCGCTTCTTCGGTTGAGTTTTACGGCCCGATCAACCCTGAAAAAGTCCTTGCCGCCAAACCCGACGTCATCGTGATTACCGGCCGCGAAACCGAATTGAAGAAAAGCCCGACCGCCATGGTGATGGGCTGGGGCATTCCGAAAGCCGAAGCGGAAAAACGCTTGGCCGGTTTTGCCAAACGCGCCGGCTGGGCGAACCTGCCTGCGATTAAAAACAACCGCCTCTACGCCGCCTACCACGCCAACTCGCGCACGCTCTCCGACGGCGCATCGATTCAATTTATGGCCAAAGCGATTTATCCGCAGTTGTTCAAAGACTTCAATCCTGAAAAGACTTATATCGACTTCTACCGCCAAAACCTGCCGGTCGTGCCGAATGGTACGTTCTACCTGTATCCGAAAGGGCAATAA
- a CDS encoding LysR family transcriptional regulator, whose amino-acid sequence MDTLFSLKVFRQVVQSGSFTRAAEQLDISTAMASKHVSHLENSIKAKLLHRNSRNLHLTEAGEEYYRQCSYALDTLDTAAQKAAGGADTPQGMLRVTMPLWFAGNLIGTWLAEYRERYPEVTLDLVLDNRHVDLIAEGFDLALRVAKTLSPSLIVKPLAQIQFVLLASPEYLAKHGKPQTPEEVMRHPAILPTYTDQRNLEITHRETGEKSILTLNPVIQSDNTLMIRELVRAGAGIAYQPLWSARQDLKEGRLVSLLPEYRVRTEQLNAVYVDRAFLSAKVRSFIDFLNEKISAEGE is encoded by the coding sequence ATGGATACCCTGTTCAGCCTCAAAGTTTTCCGCCAAGTCGTCCAAAGCGGCAGCTTCACCCGCGCGGCCGAGCAGCTTGATATTTCTACCGCGATGGCGAGCAAACACGTCAGCCATCTGGAAAATTCGATTAAGGCCAAGCTGCTGCACCGCAACAGCCGCAACCTCCACCTGACCGAAGCGGGCGAAGAATACTACCGCCAATGCAGCTACGCGCTCGATACGCTCGACACCGCCGCGCAAAAGGCGGCAGGCGGGGCGGACACGCCGCAGGGCATGTTGCGCGTAACCATGCCGCTTTGGTTTGCGGGCAATTTAATCGGCACTTGGCTGGCGGAATACCGCGAACGCTATCCCGAAGTCACGCTCGATCTGGTGCTCGACAACCGCCACGTCGATTTGATTGCCGAAGGCTTCGACCTTGCCTTGCGCGTGGCAAAAACCTTGTCGCCCTCGCTTATCGTCAAGCCGCTGGCGCAAATCCAATTCGTCCTGCTTGCCTCGCCCGAGTATCTGGCGAAACACGGCAAACCGCAAACGCCCGAAGAGGTCATGCGCCATCCCGCCATCCTGCCGACCTACACCGACCAGCGCAATTTGGAAATCACCCATCGGGAAACGGGTGAAAAAAGTATTCTGACGCTCAATCCGGTGATTCAAAGCGACAATACGCTGATGATCCGCGAATTGGTCAGGGCGGGCGCGGGCATCGCCTATCAGCCGTTGTGGTCCGCCAGACAGGATTTGAAGGAAGGCAGGTTGGTCAGCCTGCTGCCGGAATATCGGGTGCGGACCGAGCAATTAAACGCGGTTTATGTGGACAGGGCGTTTTTGAGCGCGAAGGTGCGCAGTTTTATCGATTTTCTGAACGAGAAGATTTCAGCGGAAGGGGAATGA
- a CDS encoding HAD family hydrolase, whose protein sequence is MKPELIIFDWDGTLADTTRPIIRTFQQSFADCGLKAPDADAIRALIGYSLPEIIFRLAPDAGEHLREELAETYAAHYLNPNNHNMTLFPEAIPCLNTLKQQGFWLAVATGKGRTGLDRSIMQTGTADFWMATACASEYASKPAPDMVFALCSELGLEPSQTLIVGDTTHDLDMAANAKAPAVAVPTGAHTAAQLATRPHLAILNDLSELPGFIARL, encoded by the coding sequence ATGAAGCCTGAACTGATTATTTTCGACTGGGACGGAACGCTTGCCGATACGACTCGCCCAATTATCCGTACGTTCCAACAAAGTTTTGCCGACTGCGGTTTAAAAGCCCCCGATGCGGATGCCATCCGTGCCTTAATCGGTTACAGCCTGCCCGAAATCATCTTCCGCCTTGCGCCTGATGCGGGCGAACACCTGCGCGAAGAGTTGGCGGAAACCTATGCCGCGCATTATCTGAATCCGAACAATCACAATATGACCTTGTTCCCCGAAGCCATCCCTTGTTTGAACACTTTAAAACAACAAGGCTTTTGGCTTGCCGTAGCGACAGGCAAAGGGCGTACGGGTTTGGACCGTTCTATTATGCAGACGGGGACGGCAGATTTTTGGATGGCAACCGCCTGCGCAAGCGAATATGCGTCCAAACCCGCGCCCGATATGGTTTTTGCCTTATGTTCCGAATTGGGGCTGGAGCCTTCGCAAACTTTGATTGTCGGCGATACGACCCACGATTTGGATATGGCGGCAAATGCGAAAGCCCCTGCTGTTGCCGTACCGACCGGCGCGCATACCGCCGCGCAACTGGCAACGCGGCCGCATTTGGCAATCTTGAACGATTTGTCCGAGCTGCCCGGCTTTATCGCGCGTTTATAA
- a CDS encoding pseudoazurin, whose product MKKSLFLLMLTASLGAYAANHEVKMLDNGKDGSMVFEPGYVNAKVGDTVTFKAANKGHWVQSKALPDGVADFLSEDGKDFTLKLDKEGVYVYTCPPHRMMNMSGVIQVGKPVNKAKAQAVVDELENRAMQSKGRLKKYMQQVK is encoded by the coding sequence ATGAAAAAATCCCTCTTCCTCCTGATGCTGACCGCTTCCCTCGGTGCATACGCCGCCAACCACGAAGTCAAAATGCTCGACAATGGCAAAGACGGCAGCATGGTGTTCGAACCCGGCTACGTCAACGCCAAAGTCGGCGACACCGTAACCTTCAAAGCCGCCAACAAAGGCCACTGGGTGCAAAGCAAAGCCTTGCCTGACGGCGTTGCCGACTTCCTGTCCGAAGACGGCAAAGACTTCACCCTCAAACTCGACAAAGAAGGCGTGTACGTCTATACCTGCCCACCGCACCGCATGATGAACATGAGCGGCGTGATTCAGGTCGGCAAACCGGTGAACAAAGCCAAAGCGCAAGCCGTTGTGGACGAACTGGAAAACCGCGCCATGCAGAGCAAGGGTCGTCTGAAAAAATACATGCAGCAGGTCAAATAA
- a CDS encoding nitroreductase family protein — MTYQTLQQAAETRRSIYALNKNLPISNEEISEIVKHAVLHTPSSFNSQSTRVVVLFGEEHGKVWQFVEDALRAIVPAEQFEPTAQKLNLFKAGAATILFFEDQNVVKGLQEQFPSYAANFPVWADHANAMTQYAVWTTLAAAGVGANLQHYNPLPDAAIAKEWNLPESWLLRAQMVIGGIEAPAGEKTFEPVENRLKVFGA, encoded by the coding sequence ATGACTTATCAAACCTTACAACAAGCGGCAGAAACCCGCCGTTCCATTTACGCGCTGAACAAAAACCTGCCCATCAGCAACGAAGAAATCAGCGAAATCGTCAAACATGCCGTTTTGCACACACCTTCTTCCTTCAACTCGCAATCCACCCGCGTCGTCGTCCTCTTCGGCGAAGAACACGGCAAAGTGTGGCAATTCGTTGAAGACGCATTGCGCGCCATCGTGCCTGCCGAACAATTCGAGCCGACCGCGCAAAAATTAAACCTGTTCAAAGCAGGCGCGGCGACCATTTTGTTCTTCGAAGACCAAAACGTCGTCAAAGGCCTGCAAGAGCAGTTCCCTTCTTATGCCGCCAACTTCCCCGTTTGGGCGGACCATGCGAACGCGATGACGCAATACGCCGTCTGGACAACGCTTGCCGCCGCCGGCGTGGGCGCGAACCTGCAACACTACAACCCGCTGCCCGACGCCGCCATCGCCAAAGAATGGAACCTGCCCGAAAGCTGGCTTCTGCGCGCGCAAATGGTTATCGGCGGCATCGAAGCGCCTGCCGGTGAAAAAACCTTCGAACCGGTGGAAAACCGTTTGAAAGTGTTCGGCGCATAA
- a CDS encoding glutathione synthetase, which produces MLTITTYLTYPEPPSNLLPLADALTRNGIPTAFAPWQNRPKSAFILPLCAWDYAAEPEAFGQWLTEAEACGQRFINPVGLMRWNMDKRYLCDLAEWGADVIPSVQTSSEKEKLEDILKNRGWREAVVKPVIGQSGRGVAKIRAGEVSLKAEDYPQGVIIQPYIREIETAGETSLVFLDGRFSHAVLRMPPHGEWRANSAYGVAVSPAAPPEKAVETARQILDMLPEIPAYARIDGTLIGDRLLLNELELVEPALYLHTAENAVADMAQVVKRVIAGRR; this is translated from the coding sequence ATGCTGACGATTACCACCTACCTCACCTACCCCGAGCCGCCGTCCAACCTGCTGCCGTTGGCGGATGCGCTGACACGGAACGGCATACCCACCGCCTTCGCGCCTTGGCAAAACCGCCCGAAATCCGCCTTTATCCTGCCTTTGTGCGCATGGGATTATGCGGCGGAGCCTGAAGCATTTGGGCAGTGGCTGACCGAAGCGGAAGCGTGCGGGCAAAGGTTTATCAACCCCGTCGGGCTGATGCGTTGGAACATGGACAAACGTTATTTGTGCGATTTGGCAGAATGGGGGGCGGACGTGATTCCGAGCGTGCAGACGTCGTCTGAAAAAGAAAAATTGGAAGACATTTTAAAAAATCGGGGCTGGCGGGAAGCGGTCGTCAAACCCGTTATCGGGCAGAGCGGGCGCGGCGTGGCGAAAATCAGGGCGGGAGAAGTGTCGTTGAAGGCGGAGGATTATCCGCAAGGCGTCATCATCCAGCCTTATATCCGCGAAATCGAAACGGCGGGCGAAACCTCGCTGGTGTTTTTGGACGGGCGTTTCAGCCATGCCGTACTACGTATGCCGCCCCACGGCGAATGGCGCGCCAATTCCGCCTACGGCGTCGCCGTCAGCCCTGCCGCGCCGCCGGAAAAAGCAGTCGAAACCGCACGGCAGATATTGGACATGCTGCCTGAAATACCGGCATACGCCCGCATAGACGGGACGCTGATCGGCGACAGGTTGCTGCTCAACGAATTGGAACTCGTCGAACCCGCCCTTTACCTGCATACCGCTGAAAACGCGGTTGCCGATATGGCGCAGGTGGTGAAGCGCGTTATCGCGGGCAGACGATAA
- the mviN gene encoding murein biosynthesis integral membrane protein MurJ translates to MNLLGALAKVGSLTMVSRILGFVRDTVIARAFGAGMATDAFFVAFKLPNLLRRVFAEGAFAQAFVPILAEYKETRSKEATEAFIRHVAGMLSFVLVIVTALGILTAPWVIWASAPGFAKDADKFQLSIDLLRITFPYILLISLSSFVGSILNSYHKFSIPAFTPTFLNISFIVFSLYFIPYFDPPVTALAWAVFVGGILQLGFQLPWLAKLGFLKLPKLNFQDRAVNRVMKQMAPAILGVSVAQISLVINTIFASYLQSGSVSWMYYADRLMELPSGVLGAALGTILLPTLSKHAANQNTEQFSGLLDWGLRLCMLLTLPAAVGLAVLSFPLVATLFMYREFTLFDAQMTQHALIAYSFGLIGLIMIKVLAPGFYARQNIKTPVKIAIFTLVCTQLMNLAFISSLKHVGLSLAIGLGACINAGLLFYLLRKHGIYRPGKGWGSFLGKMLLSLVVMGSGLWAAQTYLPFEWVHVGGLRKAGQLCILIAIGGGLYFVSLAALGFRPRDFKRVETH, encoded by the coding sequence ATGAATTTGTTAGGGGCTTTGGCCAAGGTCGGTAGCTTGACGATGGTGTCGCGCATACTTGGATTTGTGCGCGATACGGTAATTGCCCGAGCGTTTGGTGCAGGTATGGCGACCGACGCCTTTTTTGTGGCGTTCAAACTGCCGAACCTGCTGCGCCGCGTATTTGCGGAAGGGGCGTTTGCCCAGGCTTTTGTGCCGATTTTGGCGGAATATAAGGAAACGCGTTCAAAAGAAGCGACGGAGGCGTTTATCCGCCATGTGGCGGGGATGCTGTCGTTTGTCCTGGTTATCGTTACCGCGCTGGGTATTCTTACCGCGCCTTGGGTGATTTGGGCTTCCGCGCCCGGCTTTGCCAAGGATGCGGACAAATTCCAGCTTTCTATCGATTTGCTACGGATTACGTTTCCTTATATCTTATTGATTTCGTTGTCTTCTTTTGTTGGTTCGATACTGAATTCTTATCATAAGTTCAGCATTCCCGCGTTTACGCCGACGTTTTTGAATATTTCTTTTATCGTCTTTTCGCTGTATTTCATACCGTATTTTGATCCGCCCGTTACCGCGCTGGCTTGGGCAGTTTTTGTCGGCGGGATTTTGCAGCTCGGTTTCCAACTGCCTTGGCTGGCGAAACTGGGTTTTTTGAAACTGCCTAAGCTGAATTTTCAAGATAGGGCGGTCAACCGCGTGATGAAACAGATGGCGCCTGCGATTTTGGGCGTGAGCGTGGCGCAGATTTCTTTGGTGATCAACACGATTTTCGCTTCTTATCTGCAATCGGGCAGCGTTTCGTGGATGTATTACGCCGACCGCCTGATGGAATTGCCCAGCGGTGTTTTGGGTGCGGCGCTCGGTACGATTTTGCTGCCGACTTTGTCCAAGCATGCAGCCAATCAGAATACAGAGCAGTTTTCCGGACTGCTCGACTGGGGTTTGCGTCTGTGTATGCTGCTGACCCTGCCGGCGGCGGTCGGGTTGGCAGTATTGTCGTTCCCGTTGGTGGCGACGCTGTTTATGTACCGCGAATTTACGCTGTTTGACGCGCAGATGACGCAACATGCGCTGATTGCCTACTCTTTCGGTTTAATCGGCTTAATCATGATTAAAGTGTTGGCACCCGGTTTCTATGCGCGGCAAAACATTAAAACGCCCGTCAAAATCGCCATCTTTACACTCGTCTGCACACAGTTGATGAACCTCGCCTTTATCAGTTCTCTGAAACACGTCGGGCTTTCGCTTGCCATCGGCCTAGGCGCGTGTATCAATGCGGGATTGCTGTTTTATCTGTTACGCAAACACGGTATTTACCGACCGGGTAAAGGGTGGGGGAGTTTCCTGGGTAAAATGCTGCTGTCGCTTGTCGTGATGGGCAGCGGGCTGTGGGCGGCGCAGACTTACCTGCCGTTTGAGTGGGTGCATGTCGGCGGTTTGCGCAAAGCAGGGCAGTTGTGCATCCTGATTGCGATAGGCGGCGGTTTATATTTTGTTTCGCTGGCCGCGTTGGGTTTCAGACCGAGAGATTTCAAACGGGTGGAAACGCATTAA
- a CDS encoding iron ABC transporter substrate-binding protein yields MKPICRILTAALFSLAVQGVCAEVKTLTDVRGREVRVDVPAKRVVLGFYYPDYIAVSGVDKFNNVVGISREFWEKFNPGSWSLYRAKIPSLQNIGDIGNVNAGTFSFEKTLAMKPDVVVLADWQYDVLKEEMPRFEKAGIPVVVVDFNAQTVERHTASAKLFGEIAGTPERAGQVADEYAQGMADIQKRVAEAGKPKPKIYIEFGDKGPAEHSFTFGKNMWGAIADTVGGDNIAAAFIKDWGAINPEQFLAAKPDVVIISGTESGLKQPTAMAMGIGIEAAEAQKRLQGFIRRAGWAEIPAVRNGRVFGIYHTASRSLSDLASAQFIAKALYPEAFADVNPEETYREFHRKYLPVEPQGTFFIRLGCDGLEDCNKQAAADTVAASAETVAEPSLWQRIKNWFAALFA; encoded by the coding sequence ATGAAACCTATTTGCCGTATTTTAACCGCCGCCTTGTTCAGTCTTGCCGTGCAGGGTGTTTGTGCCGAAGTGAAAACGCTTACCGATGTACGCGGGCGCGAAGTGCGGGTCGATGTGCCTGCCAAACGTGTGGTGCTGGGCTTTTATTATCCTGATTATATTGCCGTATCCGGTGTCGATAAATTTAACAATGTGGTCGGTATTTCGCGCGAATTTTGGGAGAAATTCAACCCCGGCAGTTGGTCGCTCTACCGCGCCAAAATCCCTTCGCTGCAAAACATCGGCGACATCGGCAATGTGAACGCCGGTACATTTTCGTTTGAGAAAACCTTGGCAATGAAACCCGATGTGGTGGTGTTGGCGGATTGGCAGTATGACGTGTTGAAAGAAGAAATGCCGCGTTTCGAAAAAGCCGGCATTCCGGTGGTTGTGGTCGATTTCAATGCGCAAACGGTCGAACGCCATACCGCCAGTGCCAAACTTTTCGGCGAAATCGCCGGTACGCCGGAGCGTGCAGGGCAGGTTGCCGACGAATACGCCCAAGGCATGGCCGACATTCAAAAACGCGTGGCCGAAGCGGGCAAGCCCAAGCCGAAAATCTATATCGAGTTCGGAGACAAGGGTCCTGCCGAACATAGCTTTACTTTCGGCAAAAATATGTGGGGTGCGATTGCCGATACAGTGGGCGGCGACAATATTGCCGCAGCCTTCATCAAAGACTGGGGGGCGATTAATCCCGAGCAGTTTCTTGCCGCCAAGCCCGACGTTGTGATTATTTCCGGCACCGAATCCGGACTGAAGCAGCCGACGGCAATGGCGATGGGCATCGGCATCGAAGCCGCCGAAGCGCAAAAACGCTTACAGGGTTTCATCCGGCGTGCCGGTTGGGCGGAAATTCCCGCTGTCCGAAACGGCCGTGTGTTCGGCATTTACCATACTGCTTCGCGTTCGCTTTCCGATTTGGCATCCGCCCAATTTATCGCCAAAGCGTTGTATCCCGAAGCCTTTGCCGATGTGAATCCGGAAGAGACCTACCGTGAATTCCACCGTAAATACCTGCCAGTCGAGCCGCAGGGTACTTTCTTTATCCGTTTGGGTTGCGACGGTTTGGAAGACTGCAACAAACAAGCGGCTGCCGACACTGTTGCGGCATCAGCCGAAACCGTCGCCGAACCGTCACTATGGCAACGTATTAAAAACTGGTTTGCCGCCCTCTTTGCTTAA
- a CDS encoding quinone-dependent dihydroorotate dehydrogenase gives MYSLARSLLFKLDAEKAHHFTLDALNKVYKLGLLPIFDNRTKPVKLMGITLPNPVGLAAGLDKNGEYIDALGALGFGFLEIGTVTPKPQPGNPQPRLFRVPEHQGIINRMGFNNHGIDAMIQNIEKSRYQGVLGINIGKNAVTPIENAADDYLICLEKAYAHASYITVNISSPNTKNLRALQGGDELSALLEALKNKQAQLAAAHGKYVPLAVKIAPDLDEAQIEDIAHVVKSVEMDGIIATNTTIDKSSLGSHPLAGEQGGLSGLPVREKSNQVLKILTEHIDGELPIIGVGGIMNGKDAADKIRLGATAVQVYSGMIYKGPALVKDCLAALK, from the coding sequence ATGTATTCCCTAGCCCGCAGCCTGCTGTTCAAACTCGATGCCGAAAAAGCCCACCATTTCACCCTCGACGCGCTCAACAAAGTATACAAACTCGGCCTGCTTCCGATTTTCGACAACCGCACCAAGCCCGTCAAACTCATGGGCATCACCCTGCCGAATCCGGTCGGGCTGGCTGCCGGACTCGATAAAAACGGCGAATACATAGACGCATTGGGCGCGCTCGGCTTCGGCTTCCTTGAAATCGGCACGGTAACGCCCAAACCGCAGCCCGGCAACCCGCAGCCGCGCCTCTTCCGCGTTCCCGAACACCAAGGCATCATCAACCGCATGGGCTTCAACAACCACGGTATTGACGCCATGATTCAAAACATCGAAAAAAGCCGTTATCAAGGCGTGTTGGGCATCAACATCGGCAAAAACGCCGTAACCCCCATCGAAAACGCCGCCGACGACTATTTAATCTGCCTCGAAAAAGCCTATGCACACGCAAGTTACATTACCGTCAATATTTCCTCTCCCAACACTAAAAACCTCCGCGCACTGCAAGGCGGCGACGAACTGAGCGCGCTACTCGAAGCCTTGAAAAACAAACAGGCGCAGCTTGCCGCCGCGCACGGAAAATACGTCCCGCTCGCCGTCAAAATCGCCCCCGATTTGGATGAAGCGCAAATCGAAGACATCGCCCACGTTGTCAAATCCGTCGAAATGGACGGCATCATCGCCACCAATACCACCATAGACAAATCAAGCCTCGGCAGTCATCCGCTCGCAGGCGAGCAGGGCGGCCTAAGCGGTCTGCCTGTGCGCGAAAAAAGCAACCAAGTGCTAAAAATATTGACGGAACACATCGACGGCGAGCTGCCGATTATCGGCGTAGGCGGCATTATGAACGGCAAGGACGCCGCCGACAAAATCCGTCTCGGCGCAACCGCCGTCCAAGTGTACAGCGGCATGATTTATAAAGGTCCGGCATTAGTGAAGGATTGTCTGGCAGCGTTGAAATAA
- a CDS encoding ABC transporter ATP-binding protein, with translation MLKLENVHIRRGDYVVADNIDLTLEQGKVYSVLGPNGTGKSSLMKTIFGEVAHKGTIHYGDEALSKIHLQSWRKRIGYMPQDTAAEASLTALEVVLLGRMDALHMHVGDELLHEAASIMAELGIGHLAHRDVMRLSGGQRQLVMFAQVMLRRPEILMLDEPVSALDMHHQLNLLERVVQYTHEHNLVTLMVLHDLSLAAQFSDGVILLGEGKVQAQGAPQDVLQADMIGRLYKVDIELLYDSKGLPVIRPMRQSA, from the coding sequence ATGTTAAAACTTGAAAACGTCCATATCCGGCGCGGTGATTATGTGGTCGCCGACAATATCGATTTGACGCTGGAACAAGGCAAAGTCTATTCCGTGCTCGGCCCGAACGGCACGGGCAAATCCTCGCTGATGAAAACGATTTTCGGCGAAGTGGCGCACAAAGGCACCATCCACTACGGCGACGAAGCGTTGAGCAAAATCCACCTGCAAAGCTGGCGCAAACGCATAGGCTATATGCCGCAGGACACCGCCGCCGAAGCCTCGCTGACCGCACTGGAAGTCGTGTTGCTCGGCCGCATGGACGCGCTGCACATGCACGTCGGCGACGAACTGCTGCACGAAGCCGCAAGTATCATGGCGGAGCTAGGCATCGGCCATCTGGCGCACCGCGACGTCATGCGGCTTTCCGGCGGACAGCGGCAGCTCGTGATGTTTGCCCAAGTCATGCTGCGCCGCCCCGAAATCCTGATGCTGGACGAACCGGTCAGCGCGCTGGATATGCACCACCAGTTGAACCTCTTGGAGCGCGTGGTGCAATACACGCACGAACACAATCTGGTTACGCTGATGGTGTTGCACGATTTGAGCCTCGCCGCGCAGTTTTCAGACGGCGTGATTCTGCTCGGCGAAGGCAAAGTACAGGCGCAGGGCGCGCCGCAGGACGTGTTGCAGGCGGACATGATCGGCAGGCTGTATAAAGTGGACATCGAACTTTTATACGACAGCAAAGGCCTGCCCGTTATTCGCCCGATGCGGCAGAGTGCGTAA